A genome region from Ralstonia solanacearum K60 includes the following:
- a CDS encoding tetratricopeptide repeat protein — protein MWSADPAPRERLLPPWLIGTLGGLVALALAMMFPRERLETRLLEGGKVDALSMAYLEAWLRVRPNDGEFLAVLAAQYVRTGRLDEAEAMLVRMRGLHSKALDREALLLDIAIHEQRAYALQPGDPHRKAYLDGLRGLLGQALGYRWNASELEILASQARGLDAGAVAAQFYRLLSKQDPAHAAQWQSRSAEIALGVGNYRESAAANFAAQAAATSLDERRRYFISGLKALQAGGLLDEAMDEAERRVGPLIDDPETLRFLTRLAMACNRADLADRYARRLLHLSWRAVPDAGMALATGLARHDWAFAGRPLPLPSLAEAVFLDGIEGVARRLRGAARIRRVADADRAPAAPPADAQAVAHGIAPFNAEDYDLAFRVFLGSGNLNDAMRVAEAAVRQRPDLKLWIERAAQVAEWNRQPMVALQHWLSYAQATGDDVAWRHVLRLAPALNEDHAYLAALRHKAGSQPADIKLLDQIVAAYERLGEPAQGLAYLDSVARGPNRQAVMERYAQLAERTGKDDEAYAGYQRLQKEFGPHARYALKLANMLYVRDQFEQALAVMQAAERTAAPTDDVYWRTFAQLARLNQRDDLMREAYRQLLIGGGAMVDDLSAMVEFYDASPIDAGRLAELAYRKDGGPLHLQRALYYYTRAGAFHRVEGLLASLTPAQRAAAEQSAGVLAARAEYYRQTGQWAAAMRDLHHAVALPDAGSDVKAALLWSLIDSGQAAELKRALARWRGDAESDSAYWGAYAAAGLQLADANLALHFLGRQGKSMRNDPLWLLAYADAREMAGQAEAAWRLRREAWRLLWRGEQPGEGEPAPLEDGARAELRARRATLAQTFGSGDLAQRLLIELLRDDRRETRAAREGGRAALAGSELGDIDVLPAEPPESPAAARKAARASDQLVSALAKEAALGWALSQEANDLARAWLLQQYTRGMARPAYAEISIALAERDLQTLNRLLDDTPDRLPLAARIDANVMTDRLGEAQRLAFDGLATAPDEPQLHQRAEETLLANAQALEPRETWYKQAPLTYFESSAAAGTRLTDHYSMLLRATQRNQRSIDSQQLTGVPAQDRSVDWISQYRTQNAQWKGTVGWRQGLASFTTFRLDGLLGQTGPVVTELSVGRNQPASETPQLRVGGVKDLVTVGGNWRLTQRQYVRARVEGDRFYGQDRSFLGSGMVLDGEIGHRFRVEYPDYTIRLTGTYARYSASGAPGTLLGRLLPAGAPMSVEQFVPRSFAQYGLLFGFGTDYLDRYARAWRPFLDAGMLRDNRSGWGVQVQVGAAGSVLGNDHLAVYIGHASITRAGTSPMTEIGLRYRWLY, from the coding sequence TGGCGAGTTCCTGGCCGTGCTGGCCGCCCAGTATGTGCGCACCGGCCGTCTCGACGAAGCCGAGGCGATGCTGGTCCGCATGCGTGGGTTGCACAGCAAGGCCCTCGACCGCGAAGCCCTGCTGCTGGATATCGCCATCCACGAGCAGCGCGCCTACGCGCTGCAGCCGGGCGACCCGCACCGCAAGGCTTACCTGGATGGGCTGCGCGGTCTGCTCGGCCAGGCGCTCGGCTACCGCTGGAATGCGAGCGAGCTGGAGATCCTGGCCTCGCAGGCCCGCGGGCTCGATGCCGGCGCGGTGGCCGCCCAGTTTTACCGGCTGCTGTCCAAGCAGGATCCGGCGCATGCCGCCCAGTGGCAGTCCCGCAGCGCCGAGATCGCGCTGGGCGTGGGCAATTACCGTGAATCGGCGGCGGCGAATTTCGCGGCGCAGGCGGCCGCCACGTCGCTCGACGAGCGGCGCCGCTATTTCATCAGCGGTCTCAAGGCCTTGCAGGCCGGCGGCCTGCTGGACGAGGCCATGGACGAGGCGGAACGGCGCGTCGGCCCGCTGATCGACGATCCCGAAACCCTGCGCTTCCTGACCCGGCTGGCGATGGCCTGCAACCGCGCCGACCTGGCCGACCGCTATGCGCGCCGGCTGCTGCACCTGTCGTGGCGGGCGGTGCCGGACGCGGGCATGGCGCTGGCGACAGGCCTGGCACGGCACGACTGGGCATTCGCCGGACGGCCGTTGCCGCTGCCGTCGCTGGCCGAGGCGGTCTTCCTCGATGGGATCGAGGGCGTGGCGCGCCGCCTGCGCGGCGCGGCGCGCATCCGCCGCGTGGCCGACGCGGACCGCGCGCCCGCCGCGCCGCCCGCGGACGCCCAGGCCGTCGCGCACGGCATCGCACCGTTCAACGCCGAAGACTACGACCTGGCCTTCCGCGTGTTCCTCGGCAGCGGCAATCTGAACGACGCCATGCGCGTGGCCGAGGCCGCCGTGCGCCAGCGGCCCGACCTGAAGCTCTGGATCGAGCGCGCCGCCCAGGTGGCCGAGTGGAACCGCCAGCCGATGGTCGCGCTGCAGCACTGGCTGTCCTACGCCCAGGCCACCGGCGACGATGTCGCCTGGCGACACGTGCTGCGCCTGGCGCCCGCGCTCAACGAAGACCACGCCTACCTGGCGGCGCTGCGCCACAAGGCCGGCAGCCAGCCGGCCGACATCAAGCTGCTCGACCAGATCGTCGCGGCCTACGAGCGCCTGGGCGAGCCGGCGCAGGGGCTGGCCTACCTGGACAGCGTCGCGCGCGGCCCGAACCGGCAGGCCGTGATGGAGCGCTACGCCCAGCTTGCCGAGCGGACCGGCAAGGACGATGAGGCTTACGCAGGCTACCAGCGCCTGCAAAAGGAATTCGGCCCCCACGCCCGCTATGCGCTCAAGCTCGCCAACATGCTGTACGTGCGCGACCAGTTCGAGCAGGCGCTGGCGGTCATGCAGGCCGCCGAACGCACCGCCGCGCCGACCGACGATGTCTACTGGCGCACCTTCGCCCAGCTCGCCCGCCTGAACCAGCGCGACGACCTGATGCGCGAGGCTTACCGCCAACTGCTGATCGGCGGGGGCGCCATGGTCGACGACCTGTCGGCGATGGTCGAGTTCTACGATGCCAGCCCGATCGATGCCGGCCGGCTGGCCGAGCTGGCCTATCGCAAGGACGGCGGCCCGCTGCACCTGCAGCGGGCCCTCTATTACTACACGCGGGCGGGTGCCTTCCACCGCGTCGAGGGGCTGCTCGCTTCGCTCACGCCGGCGCAGCGCGCCGCGGCCGAGCAGTCCGCCGGCGTGCTGGCCGCGCGCGCCGAGTATTACCGCCAGACCGGCCAGTGGGCGGCCGCCATGCGCGACCTGCATCACGCGGTCGCGCTGCCCGATGCCGGCAGCGATGTGAAGGCGGCGCTGCTGTGGAGCCTGATCGATTCCGGTCAGGCCGCCGAACTCAAGCGCGCGTTGGCGCGATGGCGGGGCGACGCGGAAAGCGATTCCGCCTACTGGGGGGCTTACGCCGCCGCCGGGCTGCAACTGGCCGACGCCAACCTGGCGCTGCACTTCCTCGGCCGGCAAGGCAAGTCGATGCGCAACGACCCGCTCTGGCTGCTGGCGTACGCCGATGCACGCGAGATGGCCGGACAGGCCGAGGCAGCATGGCGCCTGCGCCGCGAGGCGTGGCGGCTGCTATGGCGCGGGGAGCAGCCGGGGGAGGGGGAGCCCGCCCCGCTGGAAGACGGCGCGCGCGCGGAACTGCGCGCCCGCCGCGCCACGCTCGCGCAGACGTTCGGGTCGGGGGACCTGGCGCAGCGCCTGCTGATCGAGCTGCTGCGCGACGATCGGCGGGAAACCCGGGCCGCGCGCGAGGGGGGCCGTGCCGCCCTCGCCGGATCGGAGCTGGGCGACATCGACGTGCTGCCGGCGGAGCCGCCCGAATCGCCGGCTGCCGCGCGCAAGGCGGCGCGGGCGAGCGACCAACTGGTCTCGGCCCTCGCCAAGGAGGCCGCGCTGGGCTGGGCCCTGTCGCAGGAGGCGAACGATCTGGCGCGCGCCTGGCTGCTGCAGCAGTACACCCGCGGCATGGCGCGGCCGGCCTACGCCGAGATCTCCATCGCCCTGGCCGAGCGCGACCTGCAGACCCTCAACCGCCTGCTGGACGACACGCCGGACCGCCTCCCGCTGGCCGCCCGCATCGATGCCAACGTGATGACCGACCGCCTGGGCGAGGCGCAGCGGCTGGCCTTCGACGGCCTGGCCACCGCGCCGGACGAGCCGCAACTGCACCAGCGCGCGGAAGAGACACTGCTGGCCAACGCGCAGGCGCTGGAGCCGCGCGAGACCTGGTATAAGCAGGCACCGCTGACGTATTTCGAGAGCAGCGCGGCCGCCGGCACCCGGCTGACGGACCATTACAGCATGCTGCTGCGCGCCACCCAGCGCAACCAGCGGTCCATCGACAGCCAGCAGCTGACCGGCGTGCCGGCGCAGGACCGCAGCGTCGACTGGATCTCGCAGTACCGGACGCAGAACGCGCAATGGAAGGGCACTGTCGGCTGGCGCCAGGGTCTGGCATCCTTCACGACATTCCGGCTGGACGGCCTGCTGGGGCAGACCGGGCCGGTGGTCACGGAGCTGTCGGTGGGCCGCAACCAGCCGGCCAGCGAAACGCCGCAGTTGCGCGTGGGCGGCGTCAAGGATCTGGTGACGGTCGGCGGCAACTGGCGGCTGACGCAACGACAATACGTCCGCGCGCGGGTGGAAGGCGATCGCTTCTATGGCCAGGACCGTTCCTTCCTCGGCAGCGGCATGGTGCTCGATGGCGAGATCGGCCACCGCTTCCGGGTGGAGTATCCCGACTATACGATCCGCCTGACCGGCACGTATGCGCGGTACAGCGCATCGGGCGCGCCGGGGACGCTGCTCGGCCGGCTGCTGCCGGCCGGGGCGCCGATGTCGGTCGAGCAGTTCGTGCCGCGCTCGTTCGCGCAGTACGGGCTGCTGTTCGGCTTCGGCACCGATTACCTGGACCGTTATGCTCGTGCCTGGCGTCCGTTCCTGGATGCGGGCATGCTGCGCGACAATCGCTCAGGCTGGGGCGTCCAGGTCCAGGTGGGCGCAGCCGGCAGCGTGCTGGGCAACGACCATCTGGCGGTGTATATCGGGCATGCTTCGATCACGCGCGCCGGCACGTCGCCGATGACGGAGATCGGCCTGCGCTACCGCTGGCTGTATTGA
- a CDS encoding PelD GGDEF domain-containing protein yields MGADAVQADPSSKGKPAAAASDARQRDRRRNAQGIGASTWYGRMIAPTITRRTPILETIGATMVAIGTVWLFDPGNPLLLGHGFPWIWLVPLILALRYGTLLGAVAALVVVGAWWVFYGQGVFPRMYFLGGLMMMLVGGQYGDIWGARLSRARIVNGYLNDRLAALTKNHFLLRLSHERLENDLLAKPTTLRDTLTQLRNLALAAREHASGDDAPDVAQLPGAVQFLQWAAQACQLEVAAMVRVTGNRVDPEPVARVGTPFEIAADDPLVQHCIDTHTLGHPQAPELRHEDGSRYVACAPVLSGADELIGIVVVQQMPFLSLSYENLQFLLVLLGYYADGVRHLTVSSEILDLVPDAPYEFALDLGRLARLHRDTGIDSSVVALIFGHDEASDALFEHVVRSRRALDVVWQVRGSTRRAIVTLMPLSGAGAVSAYLVRIEDSLRAQFGVDFEAAHISVQTLHVTGEHPGEALARFIARCHLDG; encoded by the coding sequence ATGGGGGCGGACGCGGTGCAAGCCGATCCTTCGTCCAAGGGCAAGCCCGCGGCTGCCGCGTCCGATGCGCGGCAGCGGGATCGCCGGCGCAATGCACAGGGCATCGGTGCATCGACCTGGTATGGGCGGATGATCGCGCCGACGATCACCCGGCGCACCCCCATCCTGGAGACGATCGGCGCCACCATGGTCGCCATCGGTACCGTCTGGCTGTTCGATCCGGGCAATCCGCTGCTGCTCGGCCACGGCTTCCCCTGGATCTGGCTGGTGCCGCTGATCCTCGCGCTGCGCTATGGCACGCTGCTGGGCGCCGTCGCCGCGCTGGTGGTGGTCGGTGCCTGGTGGGTGTTCTACGGCCAGGGCGTGTTCCCCCGCATGTATTTCCTGGGCGGCCTGATGATGATGCTGGTGGGCGGCCAGTATGGCGATATCTGGGGCGCGCGGCTGTCGCGAGCCCGCATCGTCAACGGCTACCTGAACGACCGGCTGGCGGCGCTCACCAAGAACCACTTCCTGCTGCGCCTGTCGCACGAGCGGCTGGAGAACGACTTGCTGGCCAAGCCGACCACGTTGCGCGACACGCTCACGCAACTGCGCAACCTGGCGCTGGCCGCGCGCGAGCATGCCAGCGGCGACGATGCGCCCGACGTGGCCCAGTTGCCCGGCGCGGTGCAGTTCCTGCAGTGGGCCGCGCAGGCCTGCCAACTGGAAGTCGCGGCCATGGTGCGCGTGACCGGCAACCGGGTCGATCCGGAGCCGGTGGCGCGCGTCGGCACACCGTTCGAGATCGCCGCCGACGACCCGCTGGTCCAGCATTGCATCGATACCCATACCCTTGGTCATCCGCAGGCGCCCGAGCTGCGCCACGAGGACGGCTCGCGCTACGTGGCCTGCGCGCCGGTCCTCTCGGGCGCCGACGAGCTGATCGGCATCGTGGTGGTGCAGCAGATGCCGTTCCTGTCGCTGTCGTACGAGAACCTGCAGTTCCTGCTGGTGCTGCTCGGCTACTACGCCGACGGCGTGCGCCACCTGACCGTCAGTTCGGAGATCCTCGACCTGGTGCCGGATGCGCCGTACGAGTTCGCGCTGGACCTCGGCCGCCTGGCGCGCTTGCATCGCGACACCGGCATCGATTCTTCCGTGGTGGCGTTGATCTTCGGCCACGACGAAGCCAGCGATGCCCTGTTCGAGCATGTGGTGCGCAGCCGGCGCGCGCTCGATGTGGTCTGGCAGGTGCGCGGCAGCACGCGCCGCGCCATCGTCACGCTGATGCCGCTGTCGGGGGCGGGCGCCGTGTCGGCCTACCTGGTGCGCATCGAAGACAGCCTGCGCGCGCAGTTCGGCGTCGATTTCGAGGCGGCGCACATCAGCGTGCAGACGCTGCACGTGACCGGCGAGCACCCGGGCGAGGCGCTTGCGCGCTTCATCGCGCGCTGCCACCTGGACGGCTGA
- a CDS encoding tetratricopeptide repeat protein, whose translation MFKLTLSGIAAQIAAVGMALHAGNSLPLLLSCMMTQGAAAMLIGLAAWRLLPRRYRVPFVWSYSYLVTLCFVIPVAGCLLVLGSVLIGKMFPEPKQKKELAEVGLPVFVAHLISRVTHGGGARLRAQLGNTRASVQSRMTALVAMQTMPTRTASPVLRDLLADPVDDIRLLAYGMLDSAEKVLTQKILAELPRLEEAATPEARYEINKRLAGLYWELIYQNLVQGDVYRYTAEQVERYASAALDIRPDNAALWYMRGRLALSRREPDVAESHLRRAESLGFPRDRLLPPLAEACYLRRDYAGARAALAQFSSRSPLPLLRPLLRYWTS comes from the coding sequence ATGTTCAAGCTCACGCTCAGTGGCATTGCGGCACAGATCGCGGCGGTGGGGATGGCGCTGCACGCCGGCAACAGCCTGCCGCTGCTGCTGTCCTGCATGATGACGCAGGGCGCGGCCGCCATGCTGATCGGCCTGGCCGCCTGGCGCCTGCTGCCGCGCCGCTACCGCGTGCCGTTCGTCTGGAGCTACAGCTACCTGGTGACGCTGTGCTTCGTCATCCCGGTGGCGGGCTGCCTGCTGGTGCTCGGCAGCGTGCTGATCGGCAAGATGTTTCCCGAGCCGAAACAGAAAAAGGAGCTTGCCGAGGTGGGTCTGCCGGTCTTCGTGGCGCACTTGATCTCGCGCGTGACGCATGGCGGCGGCGCCCGGCTGCGGGCGCAGCTCGGCAACACGCGCGCGTCGGTGCAGAGCCGCATGACCGCGCTGGTCGCCATGCAGACCATGCCGACCCGCACCGCCAGCCCGGTGCTGCGCGACCTGCTGGCCGATCCCGTGGACGACATCCGCCTGCTGGCCTACGGCATGCTCGACAGCGCCGAGAAGGTGCTGACGCAGAAGATCCTGGCCGAGCTGCCGCGTCTGGAGGAGGCGGCCACGCCGGAGGCCCGCTACGAGATCAACAAGCGCCTGGCCGGCCTGTACTGGGAGCTGATCTACCAGAACCTGGTGCAGGGCGACGTCTACCGCTATACCGCCGAGCAGGTCGAGCGCTACGCCAGCGCCGCACTGGATATCCGGCCTGACAACGCCGCGCTGTGGTACATGCGCGGCCGGCTCGCGCTGTCGCGCCGCGAGCCCGACGTCGCCGAGTCGCACCTGCGCCGGGCCGAATCCCTGGGCTTCCCGCGCGACCGCTTGCTGCCGCCGCTGGCCGAGGCCTGCTACCTGCGCCGCGACTATGCCGGCGCGCGGGCCGCGCTGGCGCAGTTCTCCAGCCGCTCGCCGCTGCCGCTGCTGCGCCCGCTGTTGCGCTACTGGACATCATGA
- the pelF gene encoding GT4 family glycosyltransferase PelF: protein MTDEFPRAESADVALLLEGTFPYVSGGVSSWVNQMIRAFPDIRFALVFIGSRREDYGKPAYALPDNVVHVECHYLYDFPAPPLVQASGGDAQAFERSRRLHDALRNPASHGETAELIRASIADLRDDGPLAEEQFLYSHRAWEMMTDSYRRYCTDPSFTDYFWTVRIMHKPLWMLVRIAENLIPVKVFHTISTGYAGFLGALLRYRWGRPLLVSEHGIYTKERKIDLFQSQWIRDNRSIFEKDISQISYFRDLWVRFFETIGRVCYDAAEDIISLYEGNRLRQVIDGAPAQKTRNIPNGINLPRLAALRDKRAATVPRVMCLIGRVVPIKDVKTFIRAMLTITREMPDAEGWIAGPEDEDPDYAQECHSLAESLGLGERIKFLGFQKIDDVLPKVGVLVLSSISEALPLVVLEGFAAGVPSVTTDVGSCRQLLFGLDGEDAALGAAGAVVRIADPAALAAEVLNLLRDESRWYAAQAAGIARVERYYTQEMMVGSYRELYERLRAQPDMPTEHGARAAAAACPHRQGAR from the coding sequence ATGACCGACGAATTCCCGCGCGCTGAGTCCGCCGATGTCGCGCTGCTGCTCGAAGGGACGTTCCCCTACGTGAGCGGTGGGGTGTCGAGCTGGGTCAACCAGATGATCCGGGCCTTTCCGGACATCCGCTTCGCCCTCGTCTTCATCGGCAGCCGCCGGGAAGACTACGGCAAGCCCGCCTATGCCCTGCCCGACAACGTGGTGCACGTGGAGTGCCACTACCTGTACGACTTTCCCGCGCCGCCGCTGGTGCAGGCCAGCGGCGGCGATGCCCAGGCCTTCGAGCGTTCGCGCCGGCTGCATGACGCGCTGCGCAATCCGGCCAGCCACGGCGAGACCGCTGAGCTGATCCGCGCCTCGATCGCCGACCTGCGCGATGACGGCCCGCTGGCCGAGGAGCAGTTCCTCTACAGCCACCGCGCCTGGGAGATGATGACGGATTCCTACCGGCGCTACTGCACTGACCCGTCGTTCACCGACTATTTCTGGACCGTGCGCATCATGCACAAGCCGCTGTGGATGCTGGTGCGCATTGCCGAGAACCTGATCCCGGTGAAGGTGTTCCACACCATTTCCACCGGCTACGCGGGCTTTCTGGGCGCGCTGCTGCGCTACCGCTGGGGGCGGCCGCTGCTGGTCTCGGAGCACGGCATCTACACCAAGGAACGCAAGATCGATCTGTTCCAGAGCCAGTGGATCCGCGACAACCGCAGCATCTTCGAGAAGGACATCTCGCAGATCAGCTATTTCCGCGATCTGTGGGTGCGCTTCTTCGAGACCATCGGCCGGGTCTGCTATGACGCCGCCGAGGACATCATCTCGCTGTACGAGGGCAACCGCTTGCGGCAGGTGATCGACGGCGCGCCGGCGCAGAAGACCCGCAATATCCCCAACGGCATCAACCTGCCGCGCCTGGCCGCGCTGCGCGACAAGCGCGCGGCCACGGTGCCGCGCGTGATGTGCCTGATCGGCCGGGTGGTGCCGATCAAGGACGTGAAGACGTTCATCCGCGCCATGCTGACCATCACGCGCGAGATGCCCGACGCCGAAGGCTGGATCGCCGGCCCCGAGGACGAGGACCCGGACTACGCGCAGGAATGCCACAGCCTGGCCGAGAGCCTGGGGCTGGGCGAGCGCATCAAGTTCCTCGGCTTCCAGAAGATCGACGATGTGCTGCCCAAGGTCGGGGTGCTGGTGCTGAGCTCGATCAGCGAGGCGCTGCCGCTGGTGGTGCTGGAAGGGTTTGCCGCCGGCGTGCCGTCGGTCACCACCGATGTCGGCTCGTGCCGCCAGTTGCTGTTCGGCCTGGACGGCGAGGACGCGGCGCTGGGCGCGGCGGGTGCCGTGGTGCGCATCGCCGATCCGGCTGCGCTGGCCGCCGAGGTGCTGAACCTGCTGCGCGACGAATCCCGCTGGTACGCGGCGCAGGCGGCCGGCATTGCCCGCGTCGAGCGCTACTACACGCAGGAAATGATGGTCGGCAGCTACCGCGAGCTGTACGAGCGCCTGCGCGCACAGCCGGACATGCCCACGGAGCACGGCGCCCGCGCCGCCGCCGCGGCGTGCCCGCATCGGCAGGGAGCGCGCTGA
- the pelG gene encoding exopolysaccharide Pel transporter PelG: protein MAGIGFELRKMLRRDSLLGLLRAYTYAGIISSGPWILSIVGILLIGILSLPFVIPGVLITQFQVSVTYMIAVSLIVTGPLQLALTRFTSDRLFEKRADLVLPNYHAVSFVITLGGAWLGSIVVLFVFPQQSAVYRVLMLAGFVVMCNIWIAVIFLSGMKQYKAIVWTFLVGYSMTVLLALLFNRLGLEGLLLGFVMGQLCLLIGTVALIYRNFTGRRFVSFEVFKPRYAYPSLMLIGLFYNLGIWLDKFMFWYAPGTGQQVIGPLNASVIYDIPVFLAYLGIIPGMAVFLVRIETDFVEYYDAFYNAVRGGASLEHIEDMRNTMVQTIRAGLYEIVKVQAMAALLLFALGTALLRVLHISELYLPLLYVDTLAASLQVVFLGVLNIFFYLDRRTVVLALTGAFVVLNGVLTWVTLQLGPAWYGYGFAVSLLLVVMASLAILDRKLDRLEYETFMLQ, encoded by the coding sequence ATGGCCGGCATCGGTTTCGAACTGCGCAAGATGCTGCGGCGCGACAGCCTGCTCGGGCTGCTGCGCGCCTACACCTACGCGGGCATCATCAGCTCCGGGCCGTGGATCCTGTCGATCGTGGGGATCCTGCTGATCGGTATCCTGAGCCTGCCGTTCGTGATCCCCGGCGTGCTGATCACGCAGTTCCAGGTCTCCGTCACCTACATGATCGCGGTGAGCCTGATCGTGACGGGGCCGCTGCAGCTTGCGCTCACGCGGTTCACGTCCGACCGCCTGTTCGAGAAGCGCGCCGACCTGGTGCTGCCCAACTATCACGCGGTGTCGTTTGTCATCACGCTGGGGGGGGCGTGGCTGGGGTCGATCGTCGTGCTGTTCGTGTTTCCGCAGCAGTCGGCCGTCTACCGGGTGCTGATGCTGGCCGGCTTCGTGGTCATGTGCAACATCTGGATCGCGGTGATCTTCCTGTCGGGCATGAAGCAGTACAAGGCCATCGTCTGGACCTTCCTGGTCGGCTACTCGATGACCGTGCTGCTGGCGCTGCTGTTCAACCGGCTGGGGCTGGAGGGGCTGCTGCTGGGGTTCGTGATGGGGCAGTTGTGCCTGCTGATCGGCACGGTGGCGCTGATCTACCGCAATTTCACCGGACGGCGCTTCGTGTCGTTCGAGGTGTTCAAACCGCGCTATGCCTATCCGTCGCTGATGCTGATCGGGCTGTTCTACAACCTGGGCATCTGGCTCGACAAGTTCATGTTCTGGTATGCCCCCGGCACGGGCCAGCAGGTGATCGGGCCGCTCAATGCGTCGGTCATCTACGACATCCCGGTGTTCCTGGCGTACCTCGGCATCATCCCCGGTATGGCGGTGTTCCTGGTGCGCATCGAGACCGACTTCGTCGAGTACTACGACGCCTTCTACAACGCCGTGCGCGGCGGGGCATCGCTCGAGCACATCGAAGACATGCGCAACACCATGGTGCAGACCATCCGCGCCGGCCTGTACGAGATCGTCAAGGTCCAGGCGATGGCCGCGCTGCTGCTGTTCGCCCTGGGCACCGCGCTGCTGCGCGTGCTGCATATCTCCGAGCTGTATCTGCCGCTGCTGTATGTCGATACGCTCGCGGCCAGCCTCCAGGTGGTATTCCTGGGCGTGCTCAACATCTTCTTCTACCTCGACCGCCGCACCGTGGTGCTGGCGCTCACCGGGGCGTTCGTGGTGCTCAACGGCGTGCTTACCTGGGTCACGCTGCAACTGGGGCCGGCCTGGTATGGCTACGGATTTGCCGTGTCGCTGCTGCTGGTGGTGATGGCCAGCCTGGCCATTCTGGATCGCAAGCTGGACCGGTTGGAGTACGAGACGTTCATGTTGCAGTAG